A window of the Ostrea edulis chromosome 1, xbOstEdul1.1, whole genome shotgun sequence genome harbors these coding sequences:
- the LOC125673119 gene encoding probable RNA polymerase II nuclear localization protein SLC7A6OS produces MATILRVKRKRNEDPVENIVVSCKKIKSEVHDSRNHEEKDIQSSLKFAGTVTSKEEVISKHIRDAIRKDKLQKEYKRHQPGGLQRSRQHKRESSKANRFNITSTFRALDLAALDKEKEDGRENKKSLNSHGDVCELCMKECEKSIQNKNSSQPTEKNEKEPVMCNCEKKKSVKCVREESSSGLNFAVNGAQATEKVYHLYDIEVTRSNLPTFESLMQEAQNASFVTCNSVQMVHEQVPEEDREEDYVYDLYYTNSRDFNLQLLESSLMINSINMDSHVNGHNGEEDHEVYEDEDDENEEDNWRNDYPEEDPRFFENGDVDYVYGNGFDDYQSFDYDDRGLVEWMSSRCNIEDESDESSSEDTEEASFTGYEQYKHRVIKELKLDHS; encoded by the exons ATGGCGACCATACTGCGGGTGAAACGAAAAAGGAACGAAGATCCTGTAGAGAATATTGTAGTGTCGTGTAAAAAGATCAAATCAGAGGTTCATGACAGTAGAAATCACGAGGAAAAAGATATCCAGAGTTCTTTAAAGTTTGCTGGGACGGTCACCTCTAAG GAAGAGGTTATATCAAAGCACATCAGAGATGCCATCCGAAAAGACAAATTACAGAAGGAATACAAAAGGCACCAGCCTGGTGGTTTACAAAGGAGTAGGCAGCATAAAAGGGAGTCCTCAAAAGCCAATAGGTTTAATATAACATCAACTTTCAGAGCGTTAGACCTAGCTGCTCTTGATAAGGAAAAAGAAGATGgcagagaaaataaaaaatctctGAATTCCCATGGTGATGTATGTGAACTGTGTATGAAAGAATGTGAAAAAAgcatacaaaacaaaaatagcAGTCAGCCtacagaaaaaaatgaaaaagaaccaGTTATGTGCAATTGTGAAAAAAAGAAATCTGTTAAATGTGTTCGTGAGGAATCATCAAGTGGACTTAATTTTGCAGTAAATGGTGCCCAAGCCACCGAAAAAGTATATCATCTGTACGACATAGAAGTTACACGGTCAAATCTGCCAACATTTGAGTCATTAATGCAG gAGGCTCAAAATGCTAGCTTTGTTACGTGTAATTCTGTTCAAATGGTGCATGAACAAGTGCCGGAAGAAGACAGGGAAGAGGATTATGTGTATGATTTATATTACACCAACAGTCGAGATTTCAACCTCCAGTTATTAGAGAGCTCCTTGATGATTAACTCCATTAATATGGACAGTCATGTAAATGGACACAACGGAGAGGAGGACCATGAGGTGTATGAGGATGAGGATGATGAAAATGAGGAAGATAACTGGAGGAATGATTATCCTGAGGAGGATCCAAGGTTTTTTGAGAATGGGGATGTTGACTATGTCTATGGAAATG GCTTTGATGACTATCAGTCCTTTGATTATGATGACAGAGGTCTTGTGGAGTGGATGTCATCTAGATGCAATATAG AGGATGAGAGTGATGAATCATCTAGTGAAGATACTGAGGAGGCAAGCTTCACTggctatgagcaatacaaacaTCGGGTGATCAAAGAATTAAAATTGGACCattcttaa